A portion of the Gammaproteobacteria bacterium genome contains these proteins:
- the rlmB gene encoding 23S rRNA (guanosine(2251)-2'-O)-methyltransferase RlmB: protein MADQVIFGLHAVHSLLQYNAKLVVELQVADQRRDARLAEVVALAENSGIVVRQVTREVLDSGSAGARHQGVLALCKQSPSYHEKDLPYLLDGVETAPLLLILDGVTDPHNLGACLRSADAAGVHAVIAPKDKAAGLNATVRKVACGAAEHIPFFQVTNLARTLRLLQARGIWLVGAAGEAQSTLHQADLKGPLGLVMGSEGKGMRRLTREHCDLLINIPMYGSVSSLNVSVAAGVCLFEAVRQRHA from the coding sequence GTGGCTGATCAGGTGATATTTGGGCTGCACGCGGTACACTCTCTTCTGCAATATAACGCTAAGCTGGTTGTTGAGTTGCAGGTGGCAGATCAACGTCGTGACGCTCGGTTGGCTGAGGTTGTAGCGCTGGCTGAAAACAGCGGGATTGTAGTTCGCCAGGTTACGCGAGAGGTGTTGGATAGTGGCAGTGCGGGTGCGCGCCACCAAGGGGTACTGGCGCTGTGTAAGCAGAGCCCCAGTTATCATGAAAAAGACCTCCCTTACCTGCTGGATGGCGTTGAAACTGCCCCACTCTTGTTGATTCTTGACGGTGTGACAGATCCACACAACCTGGGCGCTTGCCTTCGAAGTGCAGACGCTGCGGGTGTCCATGCGGTGATAGCTCCCAAAGATAAGGCGGCCGGACTGAATGCAACGGTTCGCAAAGTGGCGTGTGGTGCGGCTGAACATATCCCTTTTTTTCAAGTGACCAATCTGGCGCGTACCTTGCGGCTGTTACAGGCGCGTGGTATTTGGTTGGTCGGTGCGGCAGGTGAAGCACAAAGCACGCTGCATCAAGCTGATCTTAAAGGCCCCCTTGGGCTGGTGATGGGTAGCGAGGGCAAAGGTATGCGCCGCCTGACTCGTGAACACTGCGACCTGCTGATTAATATTCCAATGTATGGCTCGGTCTCCAGCCTTAACGTCTCTGTGGCGGCAGGGGTTTGCCTGTTTGAGGCGGTACGTCAACGCCACGCTTGA
- the rnr gene encoding ribonuclease R, whose amino-acid sequence MTKQPQSDPHADREACKYDNPIPSREFIMEIIAEAGKPLTRNYLIEKLDLREPEQVEALRRRLRAMERDGQLLYNRRGAYCLIDQTDLVRGRVAGHPDGFGFLIPDEGGDDLFLSDRQMRQVFHGDRVVAYVSGVDRRGRREGSIVEVLERSHTHVVGRFYVEDGIGFIRPDNKRVAQDILVPVDQYGGAQHGQFVTLEVLSYPTVKREAVGKVTEVLGDHMAPGMEIDVAIRSYGLPEKWPQSVLDEIKKFGEQVPEEAKQGREDIRELPLVTIDGEDARDFDDAVFCEPHGKGWRLLVAIADVSAYVENNAPLDVEARERGNSVYFPERVVPMLPEVLSNGLCSINPEVDRLCMVCEMFITAQGAVRKYRFFEGVMRSHARLTYNKVAAMLVDKDKSLRAEYANVLPHVEELHRLYTALDSRRKKRGAIEFDTTETRIVFAEDRKIEKIVPTTRNVAHMMIEECMLAANVSAADYMLTGKIATLYRIHEEPQEKKIEKLKEFLAELGLSLRCRTKPTATHYTKLLSDIQGRVDKHLIQTVMLRSMSQAVYHPDNVGHFGLAYESYAHFTSPIRRYPDLLVHRAIKHLISGKSLNEFVYSKSDMANLGEHCSMTERRADEATRDATDWLKCEYMLDKVEQEFDGIVTSVTGFGLFVEMKDIYIEGLIHITSLADDYFHFDPAKHRLQGERSGISYRLADPVRVRVTRVDLDERKVDFELVPSEADQKALADAPQPKPKRPRRPRKPRHHQTETVAAAVKPDESKPVAPADEGGKPQGKSRPKRKRKPKPKKEKSQD is encoded by the coding sequence ATGACTAAACAGCCGCAGAGTGACCCACACGCTGACCGCGAGGCCTGCAAATACGATAACCCTATTCCCAGCCGTGAATTTATCATGGAAATCATTGCTGAGGCCGGTAAACCGCTCACCCGTAACTATTTAATAGAGAAGCTTGATCTGCGAGAGCCTGAGCAGGTAGAGGCGCTACGCCGTCGGCTTCGTGCTATGGAACGTGATGGGCAGTTGCTGTATAACCGCCGCGGTGCCTACTGTTTGATTGATCAGACTGATTTGGTGCGTGGGCGCGTTGCGGGGCATCCGGATGGTTTTGGTTTTTTGATTCCTGATGAAGGCGGGGATGACCTATTTCTTTCCGATCGTCAAATGCGCCAGGTTTTTCATGGTGACCGGGTGGTGGCTTATGTTTCCGGTGTGGATCGGCGTGGTCGCCGTGAGGGGTCAATCGTCGAAGTGCTGGAGCGCAGCCACACACATGTGGTGGGTCGTTTTTATGTGGAAGATGGGATTGGTTTTATTCGTCCAGATAATAAGCGTGTTGCACAGGATATTCTGGTGCCGGTTGATCAGTACGGCGGTGCTCAGCATGGTCAGTTTGTCACGCTGGAAGTGTTGTCATACCCCACCGTAAAACGTGAGGCGGTGGGTAAAGTGACCGAGGTTTTGGGTGACCATATGGCACCGGGGATGGAGATTGACGTGGCCATTCGCTCCTATGGATTGCCTGAGAAGTGGCCACAGTCAGTTTTAGATGAAATTAAGAAGTTTGGTGAACAGGTACCTGAAGAGGCTAAGCAGGGGCGAGAGGATATTCGCGAGCTACCGTTGGTCACCATCGATGGTGAGGATGCACGGGACTTTGATGATGCTGTTTTTTGTGAGCCCCATGGCAAAGGGTGGCGTCTGCTGGTTGCGATTGCTGATGTCTCCGCATATGTTGAAAATAACGCCCCTCTGGATGTTGAGGCGCGTGAGCGGGGTAACTCGGTTTACTTTCCGGAGCGTGTTGTACCGATGTTGCCCGAGGTGCTCTCCAACGGTCTCTGTTCAATCAATCCCGAGGTAGACCGTCTCTGCATGGTTTGCGAAATGTTTATTACGGCGCAGGGTGCGGTGCGTAAATATCGTTTCTTTGAGGGTGTGATGCGCTCACACGCCCGGCTCACGTACAATAAAGTGGCCGCGATGCTGGTGGATAAAGATAAGAGCCTTCGCGCCGAATATGCGAATGTTTTGCCCCACGTCGAGGAGCTGCACAGGCTCTATACTGCGCTGGATAGCCGTCGAAAAAAGCGTGGTGCGATTGAGTTCGACACCACCGAAACGCGTATTGTCTTTGCCGAAGATCGCAAGATTGAGAAGATCGTGCCGACCACACGCAATGTCGCACACATGATGATTGAAGAGTGTATGTTAGCGGCGAATGTTTCGGCGGCGGATTATATGCTGACCGGTAAAATTGCGACGCTCTATCGTATTCATGAAGAGCCGCAGGAGAAGAAGATTGAAAAGCTCAAGGAGTTCCTTGCTGAGCTGGGTCTTAGTTTACGCTGCCGTACCAAGCCGACAGCGACCCATTACACCAAGTTGTTGAGCGATATTCAGGGGCGTGTAGATAAACATCTGATCCAAACCGTAATGCTGCGCAGTATGAGCCAGGCAGTTTACCATCCGGATAATGTGGGCCACTTTGGCCTTGCCTATGAGAGCTATGCGCACTTCACCTCGCCGATTCGCCGCTATCCTGATCTGTTGGTTCATCGTGCAATTAAGCATCTCATCTCGGGTAAGTCATTGAACGAATTTGTTTATTCTAAAAGTGATATGGCCAATTTGGGTGAGCACTGTTCCATGACGGAGCGCCGTGCTGATGAGGCGACTCGTGATGCAACAGATTGGCTAAAGTGTGAGTATATGCTGGATAAGGTCGAGCAGGAGTTTGACGGCATTGTGACCAGCGTAACCGGTTTTGGGCTCTTCGTTGAGATGAAAGATATCTATATAGAAGGGTTGATTCACATCACCTCGCTTGCAGACGATTATTTTCACTTTGATCCCGCCAAGCATCGTCTGCAAGGTGAGCGGAGCGGAATCTCATATCGCCTGGCTGATCCTGTGCGTGTGCGCGTTACACGGGTCGACCTGGATGAGCGCAAAGTTGATTTTGAGCTGGTGCCCTCTGAAGCCGACCAAAAAGCGCTGGCCGATGCGCCGCAGCCAAAACCAAAGCGTCCGCGTAGGCCTCGTAAACCTCGTCATCATCAAACAGAAACAGTTGCCGCTGCCGTCAAGCCAGATGAGAGCAAGCCAGTAGCGCCTGCCGATGAGGGTGGCAAGCCGCAGGGCAAAAGCCGGCCAAAGCGCAAGCGTAAACCCAAGCCGAAAAAAGAAAAATCCCAGGATTAA